The proteins below come from a single Ochotona princeps isolate mOchPri1 chromosome 6, mOchPri1.hap1, whole genome shotgun sequence genomic window:
- the FAM174B gene encoding membrane protein FAM174B, whose amino-acid sequence GAPKDERTPGSHGRLWRCGIPRRRAREPGQAPPAPWGHSRPNGSARRVGGGGGARAGSSGSCFLASTAQPPAPREPGSLGAGADGLSLRPRARALAARTMRPAPLLPLLLLALLPAPAARARTAESAPPPPPAPHKPERLPPAPGPANDTRPGGSNSSSDALVTRISTLLRDLPTLKATVIVACTLSALLVGCLLLRVFRSSRRLKKTRKYDIITMPAERVEMAPLNEEDDEEEDATVFDIKYR is encoded by the exons GGGGCCCCGAAGGATGAACGGACGCCCGGAAGCCACGGGAGGCTGTGGAGATGCGGGATCCCCAGGAGGAGGGCGCGGGAACCCGGCCAGGCTCCCCCCGCCCCCTGGGGCCACAGCCGGCCGAATGGCTCTGCGCGACGTgtcggtggcggcggcggcgcccgCGCGGGCTCTTCCGGGAGCTGCTTCCTGGCGAGCACCGCGCAGCCGCCTGCGCCGCGGGAGCCGGGCAGCCTCGGCGCCGGCGCGGACGGCCTCAGCCTCCGCCCGCGCGCCCGCGCGCTCGCCGCCCGCACCATGCGCCCCgcgccgctgctgccgctgctgctgctcgcGCTGCTGCCCgcgcccgccgcccgcgcccgcACGGCCGAGTCcgcgccgccgccaccgcctgCGCCGCACAAGCCCGAGCGCCTGCCGCCCGCCCCGGGGCCCGCCAACGACACCCGCCCCGGCggctccaacagcagcagcgacgcCCTGGTGACCCGCATCTCCACGCTGCTCCGCGACCTGCCCACCCTGAAGGCGACGGTGATCGTGGCGTGCACCTTATCGGCCTTGCTGGTCGGTTGCCTGCTGCTGCGCGTCTTCAG GTCAAGTCGGAGGCTGAAAAAGACACGCAAGTATGACATCATCACCATGCCGGCCGAGCGTGTGGAGATGGCCCCGCTGAACGAGGAGGACGACGAGGAAGAGGACGCCACAGTGTTTGACATCAAGTACAGGTGA